The nucleotide sequence CTTTTCGAGGATGTCGGTGTGCTCCTGGAACAGCTTCACCGGCAACAGGATCAGGTCGTCGAAGTCCACCGCATTGAACGCCTTGAGCGTGCGCTGGTAATGGGTGTAGACGATGGCGGCCGTCTGTTCCTTGGGATTGCGTGCGTTTTCCAGGGCTTCGGGCGGCAGGATCAGATCATTTTTCCAGGCGCCGATCATGTTCTTGATCTCGTCGACGCCGTCGTCGCCTGCGTATTCCTTCTGCATGATGTCGGTCATCAGGGCCTTGACATCGGTTTCGTCAAAAATCGAGAAACCCGGCTTGTAGCCCAGCCGCAGATGCTCCTTGCGGATGATGTTCAGCCCCAGGTTGTGGAAAGTACACACGGTGAGGCCACGGCCTTCGCCACCCTTGAGCAGGGTACCGACACGCTCTTTCATTTCCCGCGCCGCCTTGTTGGTAAAGGTCATGGCGACGATGTACTGGGCGCGGATGCCGCAATTCTGGATCAGGTGCGCGATCTTGCGGGTGATCACACTGGTCTTGCCGGAGCCTGCGCCGGCGAGCACCAATAGAGGGCCGCCGACGTAGTTCACGGCTTCTTGCTGCCGGGGATTGAGTCGGGACATACGAGATTTTGGGGGTCATTGAGCAAAAAGGGCGAGCATTTTAACAGGCTGGCAGGATTCTGCTGCCTCTGTACGACGGTGTGACGTACCGCTTGATCTAAATTTGCCGCTTTTGTCACTTTGCCGCAGGATGTGCCAGGTATTTGGGACTATTGTTCAAGAACCGCACTGCGCGTATCTGATAACCAATATCATTGGTCATTGTCAGGCTGCACGTCATAATGCCCGCCGCCAACGAACTTTTGCAGAGTCTAGGGAGCTAGCTTGTCTACGCCTGTCGAACCCTTGCGTTTGCTGCTACTGGCCGAGGAGCCAGTATGGGCAGCGTTATTGCGCGAGTGCCTGGCGCCGATGGGCGATGGGGCTGTGCTGATCAGTGCGCCAAACTGGGAGTCGGTGAGCAGTCTGTTCGATGATGACCACATGGCCGTATTGTTGACCACGCCCAGCTTGCAACCCGGCCCCGGCCGTTGCAGTCTGCCTACCGTGTTGCTATTGGACCTGGAACCACTGGTTGCGCCGTTGGGCGCCAGCGACTGGTTGATTCGCGGTTCGTTGGATAACGATACCTTGCGGCGTTGCCTGCGGCATGTCCGCGAGCGGGGCTTGCTGGAAAACACCCTGCAACGCCTGGCCGAACAAGACCCGTTGACCGGCATTGCCAATCGCCAGGGCTTCCAGACCTTGCTGGCCGCACGCCTGGCGGAAAACGTCGGGTGTGGCCTGGCCCTCGGTCACTTGGACCTGGACAACTTCCGTCATGCCAACGATGCCTTGGGGCATCAGGCCGGTGACCGGCTGATCCTGCAGGTGGTCTCGCGGCTCAAGAGTCAGCTGGAAGCCGGCGACCAACTGGCACGCCTGGGCAGTGATGAATTCGCCTTGTTGATCGATACCCGTCGAGCGCCCCAGCGCGCCGAATGGATGGCCGAGCGCATCATCGAGGCTCTGGCCGAACCCTATTGGGTCGATGGTGAAAGCCTGCTGATCGGTTGCAGCCTGGGCGTGGCCCACGCCCGTGCCAAGGCGGGCGCCGATCCGTTGATGTGGCACGCGCATATCGCCATGCAGCAAGCCAAAAGCACCCAAGGCTGCACTTTTCATATTTTCAACGAGCGCATCAACCGCAATGCGCGCAGCCTTGCCGATCTGGAAAGCGAGCTGCGCCAGGCATTGCGTCGTGACGAACTGGAGCTGCACTACCAGCCTCGGCTGGACCTGGACGATGGGCATATTGTCGGCCTGGAGGCCCTGGTGCGTTGGCGCCATGGCGAGCGTGGCCTGTTGCCGCCCAGTGAGTTCGTGCCGTTGGCCGAACAGAGCGGCTTGATTGTGCCGCTGGGGTATTGGGTGATTTCCCGTGCCCTGCGAGACATGCAGGACCTGCGCGAGCGCGGCCTGCCGCCGTTGCACATGGCGGTCAACCTGTCGTTTCGCCAGTTCCAGGACAGCCAACTGCTGTCGACCTTGAGCCGCCTGATCGCAGAGCGCGGGGTGGAGGCCCAGTGGCTGGAGTTCGAACTCACGGAAACCGCCGTGATGCGCCGCAGTGATCTGGTCAAGCAGACCATGGATGCCCTCGGACGCTTGGGTGTGAGGTTTTCCCTGGATGACTTTGGCACCGGCTTTTCGTCCTTTGTCCACCTCAACAGCCTGCCGATTGCTTTGCTGAAAATCGACAAGAGTTTTGTCAGTGGCATGGAGGAGCGAGAGGAAAATCGCAAGTTGGTCCATGCGATGATCAACCTGGCCCACAACCTCAACCTCGAGGTGGTGGCCGAGGGCGTCGAAACCGCGGAACAGCTGGCGTTGTTGCGCTTGTTTGGCTGCGATCAAGCTCAGGGATACTTGATCAGCAAACCTTTGCCGCTGCCGGAACTGGTGGAGTACCTGACGTTCGGCAGCAACCAGCAAGTGCTATTGGGCGAGGCGCTGTAATACCCGTTGAGTTTCAGGCTCCTGGCGAATCATCCGCTTCATTTTCCGTTCAAACGCCCAGGTCAGGCTGACCGCCGCACACGCCAGGCCCAGGGCCAAGCCCCACCAGACTCCGGTCGGCCCCCAGCCGAGGGTGAAGGCCATCAACCACGCGGAGGGCGCACCGATCAGCCAGTAACAACCCAACCCGACCAGGAACGTGGTCTTCGCATCCTTGAGCCCGCGAATACAACCCATGGCGATGGTCTGCACGCCGTCGAACAGCTCAAACCACGCCGCCACGGCCAACAGGCTGACCGCCAGGCGGATGACCTCGCGAAAAGCCGGGTCGTCATGGTCCAGGAACAGCCCGATCAGTGGGTTGGAGAACAGCCAGAACGTCATGGCAAACCCCAGCATCAGCACCGCGCCGAACACTATCCCGACCCGCCCGGCCCGTCGCGCGTCGAGTAATTGCCCGGCACCGTAATGCGCACCGATGCGCATGGTGACGGCGTAGGACATGCCGGCGGGCACCATGAACGCCACCGAAACAATCTGCAAGGCAATCTGGTGCGCGGCCAATTGTGTGCTGCCCATGGTGCCCATGCACAGCGCTGCAAAGGCGAACAGACCGACTTCAACCGCGTACGTGCCGCCGATCGGCAGGCCCAGGCGCCACAGTTCCCGCAGGTAATGCAGGTTGGGACGCATCAGGCCCTTGCCCAAGGGATAAGCGGCGTAGGAACGGTTGTATTTGATGTACCACAGCAGTGCCAGGGCCATGCAGTTGGCGACGATGGCCGTCACCAGGCCGATGCCCATGAGACCGAGTTTCGGCAGGCCGAACATGCCTTCGATCAAGGCATGGTTGAGCAGGTAATTGATTACCGTGCCGCCCAGACTGATGATCATCACCGGAGTGGCCTTGCCGATGGCGCTGGTGAAACCACGCAGGGCCATGAACGTCAGGTAGCCGGGCAGGGCGAACGGCAGAATCATCAGGAACTGCCCGGCCGACTGCACGTTGGTTTCGGTCTGGCCGAACATCAGCAGCACCGGCTCGAGGTTCCACAGCAGCAAACTGGCCACCAGCGCCATCAACCAAGCCAGCCAGATCCCGGCCTGAGTCAAGCGGGTGGCGCCCTCGATGTCGCCCGCGCCGTGTCGAATCGCGACCAAGGTGCCGACAGCGGCGATCACACCGATACAAAAGATCGACACGAACGAGTAGCTTGCCGCGCCGAGGCCTCCGCCGGCCAGGGCTTCGGGGCTCAAGCGCGCCATCATCAGGGTATCGGTCAGCACCATCAGCATGTGGGCCAACTGTGAGGCAATCAACGGCCCTGACAGCCGCAGAATGGCCCAGAGTTCGGTACGCGCTGGATGCTGCATGGTCATTACACTCAACAATTCGGGGAATGGCGAAAGGATTGATTCTCGGCGCTCCCAGCGCTTTGCACAAAGGGATAAATGCGATCACTCATATGATTAAAACTCATGCCTGGGAGATTCTGCTAGGGTTTCGCAATCATGCTGTCGGAGCTTTCCCATGTCTCGTCGTCTTCCTCCGCTTTACGCGCTGCGCGCTTTCGAGGCCGCTTCCCGGCACAACTCTTTCACCCGTGCGGCGCAAGAGCTGTCCATCACCCAGAGCGCGGTCAGCCGGCATATCCGCACCCTGGAAGAGCACTTTGCCTGTCGCTTGTTTCAGCGCAGCGGGCGCACTTTGCAACTCACCGAATCCGCGCGCTTATTGCTGCCCGGTGTGCGCGAGGGTTTTGCGGCCCTGGAGCGGGCCTGCCATACCTTGAACGCCGAAGACGACATCCTGCGCATGAAGGCGCCGTCCACCTTGACCATGCGTTGGTTACTGGCGCGACTGAGCCGGTTCCGGCATTTGCAGCCGGGCAACGAAGTACAGTTGACCAGCGCCTGGATGAGCATCGATGAGGTGGACTTCAATCAGGAGCCGTTCGACTGCGCGGTATTGTTGAGCGACGGCCACTTTCCGCCGGACTGGGAAGCCAGCTATCTGTTTTCCGAATGGCTGATTCCGGTGGGGGCGCCCAATTTGCTCCGGGATGGGCCATGGGATGTCGAACGTCTGGCCGCCACCGAACTGCTGCATCCCACGCCGGACCGTCGCGACTGGCGTCGTTGGCTTGCGCGCACCGGGCTGGCGTCACAGGTCCCGATCAAGGGTGGACAAGTGTT is from Pseudomonas mucidolens and encodes:
- a CDS encoding putative bifunctional diguanylate cyclase/phosphodiesterase is translated as MSTPVEPLRLLLLAEEPVWAALLRECLAPMGDGAVLISAPNWESVSSLFDDDHMAVLLTTPSLQPGPGRCSLPTVLLLDLEPLVAPLGASDWLIRGSLDNDTLRRCLRHVRERGLLENTLQRLAEQDPLTGIANRQGFQTLLAARLAENVGCGLALGHLDLDNFRHANDALGHQAGDRLILQVVSRLKSQLEAGDQLARLGSDEFALLIDTRRAPQRAEWMAERIIEALAEPYWVDGESLLIGCSLGVAHARAKAGADPLMWHAHIAMQQAKSTQGCTFHIFNERINRNARSLADLESELRQALRRDELELHYQPRLDLDDGHIVGLEALVRWRHGERGLLPPSEFVPLAEQSGLIVPLGYWVISRALRDMQDLRERGLPPLHMAVNLSFRQFQDSQLLSTLSRLIAERGVEAQWLEFELTETAVMRRSDLVKQTMDALGRLGVRFSLDDFGTGFSSFVHLNSLPIALLKIDKSFVSGMEEREENRKLVHAMINLAHNLNLEVVAEGVETAEQLALLRLFGCDQAQGYLISKPLPLPELVEYLTFGSNQQVLLGEAL
- a CDS encoding LysR substrate-binding domain-containing protein; translated protein: MSRRLPPLYALRAFEAASRHNSFTRAAQELSITQSAVSRHIRTLEEHFACRLFQRSGRTLQLTESARLLLPGVREGFAALERACHTLNAEDDILRMKAPSTLTMRWLLARLSRFRHLQPGNEVQLTSAWMSIDEVDFNQEPFDCAVLLSDGHFPPDWEASYLFSEWLIPVGAPNLLRDGPWDVERLAATELLHPTPDRRDWRRWLARTGLASQVPIKGGQVFDTLELGMIAAARGYGVSMGDLLMVAEDVAQDRLSLPWPTAVASGESYYLVWPKTRPGGERLRRLSDFLQGEVQAMQLPLVERLD
- a CDS encoding NorM family multidrug efflux MATE transporter, whose protein sequence is MTMQHPARTELWAILRLSGPLIASQLAHMLMVLTDTLMMARLSPEALAGGGLGAASYSFVSIFCIGVIAAVGTLVAIRHGAGDIEGATRLTQAGIWLAWLMALVASLLLWNLEPVLLMFGQTETNVQSAGQFLMILPFALPGYLTFMALRGFTSAIGKATPVMIISLGGTVINYLLNHALIEGMFGLPKLGLMGIGLVTAIVANCMALALLWYIKYNRSYAAYPLGKGLMRPNLHYLRELWRLGLPIGGTYAVEVGLFAFAALCMGTMGSTQLAAHQIALQIVSVAFMVPAGMSYAVTMRIGAHYGAGQLLDARRAGRVGIVFGAVLMLGFAMTFWLFSNPLIGLFLDHDDPAFREVIRLAVSLLAVAAWFELFDGVQTIAMGCIRGLKDAKTTFLVGLGCYWLIGAPSAWLMAFTLGWGPTGVWWGLALGLACAAVSLTWAFERKMKRMIRQEPETQRVLQRLAQ